Within Pseudomonas tructae, the genomic segment CTCCCGTGAGGAAGAGAAGCTTGAGCAAAGCCTGCCGTTCCTCGCTACTGTCGGCTCCACCAGCCCGTACATCGGCCTGTTCGGTACCGTCTGGGGCATCATGAACTCCTTCCGCGGCCTGGCCTCGGCCCAGCAAGCGACCCTGGCCACCGTGGCCCCGGGTATCGCCGAAGCGCTGATCGCCACTGCGATCGGTCTGTTTGCCGCGATCCCTGCGGTTATTGCCTATAACCGTTTCGCTGCCCGCAGTGAAGTCTTGATCGGCCGTTACTACACGTTTGCCGACGAGTTCCAGGCCATCCTGCACCGTAAAGTGCACACCAGCGAAGAGTGATCAGGTAAAAGCCCATGGCCCGAGTTCGCCACAAACGCAAGCCGGTCGCCGAGATGAACGTGGTGCCATACATCGACGTGATGTTGGTACTGCTGGTCATTTTCATGGTGACCGCACCGATGCTCAACCAGGGCGTGAAGGTCGACCTGCCCAAGGTTTCCAGCGAAGCCTTGCCGCAGGACAACAACGTCCAGGTCCTGACCATTTCGATCAAGGCTGACAAGACCTATTTCTGGAACCTTGGCAGTGAAGTCGACACAGACAAGCAGATGGACAAGGCCATGACCTTGCCGCAGATGACCGACGCCGTGACCAAGATCATCGCCGCCGGACGTGACCAGGGCAAGCAGACCCAGGTCTTCATCCGTGGCGACAAATCCGTCGACTACGGCGCGGTCATGGGTGCCATGGGCGGGTTGCAGAAGGCAGGTGTCGGTAACGTTGGCCTGATTACCGAGGCGCCCTGATGCAACAGCGAGAGCCATCCGCCTCGGAAAGCTATTTCTGGCCCAGTGTCTGGGCCATTGCGCTGCACGTTCTGGTGTTCGGCATGCTGTTCGTCAGTTTTGCCATGACCCCGGAATTGCCGCCGGCCAAGCCTATCGTCCAGGCAACCCTGTACCAGCTCAAGTCCAAGAGTCAGGCCACCACCCAGACCAATCAGAAGATTGCCGGGGAAGCCAAGAAGACCGCTTCGCGTCAAACCGAAGAAGAACAGATGGAACAGAAGAAGGTCGAGCAGCAGGCAGTGAAAGCTGCGGAACAAAAGAAGGAAGAAGCGGCTCAAAAGGCCGAAGAGGCACGCGCCGAAGCCGAAGCGAAAAAAGCCGAGCAGGCCGAGAAGGCCGAGCAAGCGAAGAAAACCGCTGAGGCCAAGAAAGCCGAAGAGGCGAAAAAGGCTACTGAGAAGCAACAGGCCGACATCGCCAAGAAGAAGGCTGAAGAGGAAGCCAAGAAAAAGGCTGACGAAGAAGCCAAGAAGCAGGCGGCTGAAGAGGCCAAGAAAAAAGCAGCCGAGGACGCCAAGAAGAAGGCGGCCGAGGATGCCAAGAAAAAAGCAACGGCTGAAGAAGCGAAGAAGAAAGCCGCTGAAGACGCCAAGAAGAAAGCTGCAGCAGATGCGGCCAAGAAGAAGGCTCAGGATGCAGCCCGCAAGGCGGCGGAAGACAAGAAAGCCCAGGCCCTGGCCGAGCTTCTGTCCGATACCACCGAACGGCAGCAGGCCCTGGCTGACGAGCAGGGTGATCAGGTAGCCGGCGATTTCGACGATCTGATTCGTGCACGTGCGGCCGAAGGCTGGGCGCGTCCGCCTTCTGCGCGCAAGAACATGACGGTGGTCCTGCAGATCGGCATGTTGCCCGATGGCACCATTACCTCGGTGAGCGTGGCCCGCTCCAGTGGTGACGGTCCGTTTGACAGCTCGGCTGTGGCAGCGGTCAAGAACATTGGTCGATTAACTGAAATGCAGGGCTTGAAACCGAGCGAATTCAATCCCTATCGTTCATTCAAGATGACATTCACACCTGAGGATCTAGCCTTGTGATTAACCTTCTTCGAGGACTGCTGGTCGTTCTCTGCTGTGCAGCAGGGTTGGCCGTAGCAGATGAAAAGAACATTCTGGTCACCAGCGGCAGCGATCGCGCCACGCCGATCGCCGTCGTGCCGTTCGGTCTGCAGGGCGGCAGCGTGCTGCCCGAAGACATGGCAGACATCATCGGTAATGACCTGCGCAACTCCGGTTATTACTCGCCCATCCCGCGGCAGAACATGATCAGCCAGCCAAGCCAGGCCAGCGAAGTGATCTTCCGGGACTGGAAAGCCCTGGGTGCCCAGTACATCATGGTCGGCAGCATCGTCCCTTCGGGCGGTCGCCTGCAGGTGCAGTACGCCCTGTTCAACGTCGCCACCGAGCAGCAAGTGCTGACCGGCAGCGTCTCGGGCAGTGTCGATCAACTGCGCGACATGTCCCACTACATCGCTGACCAGTCGTTCGAGAAGCTCACCGGCATCAAGGGTGCGTTCTCTACCCGCATGCTCTACGTGACTGCCGAGCGCTTTTCGACCAACAACACCCGTTACACCCTGCAACGTTCGGACTACGACGGTGCCCGCGCGGTAACCCTGCTGCAATCGCGTGAGCCGATCCTGTCGCCGCGTTTTGCACCCGATGGCAAGCGCATTGCCTACGTGTCGTTCGAGCAGAAGCGTCCGCGCATCTTCGTTCAGCACATCGACACCGGTCGCCGTGAGCAGATCACCAACTTCGAAGGCCTCAACGGTGCACCCGCCTGGTCGCCCGACGGTTCGCGCCTGGCGTTCGTGCTGTCCAAGGACGGCAACCCGGATATCTACGTGATGAACATGGGTTCGCGCCAGCTGTCGCGTGTGACTGCTGGCCCGGGTATCAACACCGAACCGTTCTGGGGTAAAGATGGCTCGACCATCTACTTCACCTCCGACCGCGGTGGCAAACCACAGATCTACAAAACCAATGTTTCCGGCGGTGGTGCAGAGCGGGTAACTTTTGTGGGTAACTACAACGCCAACCCTAAACTGTCGGCGGATGAAAAGACCCTGGTGATGATTCATCGCCAACAAGGTTTCACCAACTTCAAAGTGGCTGCACAAGATTTGCAGCGTGGCAGTGTAAAGATTCTCTCCGAGACAAGTCTTGATGAGTCACCCACTGTTGCGCCCAACGGCACCATGCTAATCTACGCCACCCGCCAGCAGGGCCGGGGAGTCTTGATGCTCGTGTCTCTCAACGGACGCGTGAGGCTCCCGCTTCCTACCGCTCAAGGCGAAGTCAGAGAACCGTCCTGGTCCCCTTACCTGAACTGACGCGGCGCTTTACGTTGTACTTAACACACTGGGGTTCATTAGGAGTTTCACGATGGAAATGCTGAAGTTTGGTAAGTTTGCTGCGCTGGCTCTGGCCATGGCCGTAGCTGTAGGTTGCTCCTCCAAAGGCGGTGACGACGCTGGCCAAGG encodes:
- the tolR gene encoding protein TolR is translated as MARVRHKRKPVAEMNVVPYIDVMLVLLVIFMVTAPMLNQGVKVDLPKVSSEALPQDNNVQVLTISIKADKTYFWNLGSEVDTDKQMDKAMTLPQMTDAVTKIIAAGRDQGKQTQVFIRGDKSVDYGAVMGAMGGLQKAGVGNVGLITEAP
- the tolA gene encoding cell envelope integrity protein TolA; protein product: MQQREPSASESYFWPSVWAIALHVLVFGMLFVSFAMTPELPPAKPIVQATLYQLKSKSQATTQTNQKIAGEAKKTASRQTEEEQMEQKKVEQQAVKAAEQKKEEAAQKAEEARAEAEAKKAEQAEKAEQAKKTAEAKKAEEAKKATEKQQADIAKKKAEEEAKKKADEEAKKQAAEEAKKKAAEDAKKKAAEDAKKKATAEEAKKKAAEDAKKKAAADAAKKKAQDAARKAAEDKKAQALAELLSDTTERQQALADEQGDQVAGDFDDLIRARAAEGWARPPSARKNMTVVLQIGMLPDGTITSVSVARSSGDGPFDSSAVAAVKNIGRLTEMQGLKPSEFNPYRSFKMTFTPEDLAL
- the tolB gene encoding Tol-Pal system beta propeller repeat protein TolB; the encoded protein is MINLLRGLLVVLCCAAGLAVADEKNILVTSGSDRATPIAVVPFGLQGGSVLPEDMADIIGNDLRNSGYYSPIPRQNMISQPSQASEVIFRDWKALGAQYIMVGSIVPSGGRLQVQYALFNVATEQQVLTGSVSGSVDQLRDMSHYIADQSFEKLTGIKGAFSTRMLYVTAERFSTNNTRYTLQRSDYDGARAVTLLQSREPILSPRFAPDGKRIAYVSFEQKRPRIFVQHIDTGRREQITNFEGLNGAPAWSPDGSRLAFVLSKDGNPDIYVMNMGSRQLSRVTAGPGINTEPFWGKDGSTIYFTSDRGGKPQIYKTNVSGGGAERVTFVGNYNANPKLSADEKTLVMIHRQQGFTNFKVAAQDLQRGSVKILSETSLDESPTVAPNGTMLIYATRQQGRGVLMLVSLNGRVRLPLPTAQGEVREPSWSPYLN